A DNA window from Rossellomorea marisflavi contains the following coding sequences:
- a CDS encoding MFS transporter — protein sequence MIQLISLLRNTSYRRLWFSQVVSLLGDGITRLLVLYLASKLTSNPMIFSFILIAGYLPGMLGGAFVGPIVDRYDKRMIMVCSDLYRLVIVLLMITAQTSLSWLVVLIFLQGVGNLFFEPAKTALIPSLIKKESIPDAVAFSQSTFMVMAIIAPSIGGILLLSEEYSLIFLLDAATFMLSGLILLFLKSRRGESAEEEMVTKDTYRESLKQGVNIIRNNPFLIGLLFLITIGIFVMGVINANIYAITLNIYRLNEVQFGTLESLEGIFGVAGSLAVPFIMKKCRNNTLLMLTFGFLGIMALLTIPVYEAHRILPFLPLYIWMCMTSFCSPFLNVPLNSMLMQRVPDKVLGRISGIMGTMINFSILSGLLLGGWAAAAIGPIWTVTLAGFLLLVISITFPFTKFYGELVAPTAQVESTEGSPAL from the coding sequence GTGATTCAGTTGATATCTTTGTTAAGGAATACGTCCTATCGTCGTTTATGGTTCTCTCAAGTGGTGTCTTTGCTTGGCGATGGGATTACCCGTTTATTGGTCTTGTATCTGGCATCAAAATTGACCTCAAATCCTATGATCTTCAGTTTTATCCTCATTGCCGGTTACTTACCGGGCATGTTGGGGGGAGCCTTCGTCGGTCCGATTGTGGATAGGTATGATAAAAGGATGATTATGGTCTGCTCTGATTTGTACAGACTGGTCATCGTGCTCCTGATGATTACGGCACAGACCTCTTTATCCTGGCTGGTGGTGCTGATTTTTTTGCAAGGGGTAGGGAACCTGTTTTTTGAACCAGCTAAAACGGCCCTTATCCCGAGCTTGATAAAAAAAGAGTCCATACCTGACGCGGTGGCATTTTCACAATCTACATTCATGGTGATGGCAATCATTGCACCTTCCATAGGGGGGATTCTGTTACTGAGCGAGGAATATTCCCTCATATTTCTACTGGATGCAGCTACATTTATGCTTTCGGGGCTCATCCTCTTATTCTTAAAGTCGAGAAGAGGAGAATCGGCAGAGGAAGAAATGGTGACCAAAGACACATACAGGGAGTCTCTGAAGCAAGGGGTAAACATCATCAGAAACAATCCGTTTTTAATCGGACTTCTCTTTTTGATCACCATTGGTATATTTGTAATGGGAGTGATTAATGCAAATATTTATGCCATTACACTAAACATATATAGGTTGAATGAAGTTCAATTCGGGACACTGGAATCACTCGAAGGGATCTTTGGGGTAGCAGGCTCACTTGCAGTCCCTTTCATAATGAAAAAGTGCAGGAACAATACGCTGCTTATGCTTACGTTTGGATTTTTGGGGATTATGGCGCTATTGACGATTCCTGTTTATGAGGCTCATAGGATCCTTCCATTCTTACCGCTGTATATCTGGATGTGTATGACATCATTTTGCAGTCCCTTTCTCAATGTCCCGCTCAATAGCATGCTCATGCAAAGAGTGCCTGATAAGGTATTGGGGAGGATATCAGGAATCATGGGCACAATGATAAATTTCAGTATACTATCCGGACTGCTACTAGGCGGGTGGGCGGCCGCTGCCATTGGTCCGATATGGACGGTTACATTGGCTGGATTCCTACTGCTCGTCATCAGTATTACTTTTCCATTCACGAAATTTTACGGCGAGTTGGTTGCACCGACCGCTCAAGTCGAAAGTACGGAGGGATCGCCAGCACTCTGA
- a CDS encoding DUF2929 family protein, protein MRFFWMFFWAFALTEMLTYVVANMSGGKFDFMQGLILSVAVTILAYIVTLILPNEPVEDH, encoded by the coding sequence GTGAGATTTTTCTGGATGTTCTTCTGGGCATTTGCACTGACCGAGATGCTGACTTATGTTGTAGCAAACATGAGTGGCGGAAAATTCGATTTCATGCAAGGGTTGATCTTATCCGTCGCCGTCACGATCCTTGCTTATATCGTAACATTGATCCTTCCTAACGAACCTGTTGAGGATCATTAA
- a CDS encoding BMP family ABC transporter substrate-binding protein codes for MIMKFFHLSMILLLIGGCSAGNRSGEMDNAGLLVPETIDDGVWGTKGYQGLLGIQKEFDVKVYYKEGMKNDASVRQAIDDFEKEDVNLVFGHGSEYSSIFNEVASEHKDMHLVSFNGDATQKNTTSLTFKGYAMGFFGGMTAASQTKTDRLGIIAAFSWQPEVQGFIDGARYQNSEAEVLVDYTGHWDHAEVALERLDGLLDQDVDVVYPAGDGYNVAVIEKLKESGRYAIGYVSDQSDLGESTVLTSTVQHADKLYELIAGKYTAGELESGNLEFDFQDGVISMGEFSPVIPDGFKSEMNQHIKAYVDTGKLPNGKEPPL; via the coding sequence TTGATCATGAAATTTTTTCACTTGTCGATGATCCTGTTGCTCATCGGGGGCTGCTCTGCCGGTAACCGGTCAGGAGAGATGGATAATGCCGGTCTGCTTGTACCGGAAACGATTGATGACGGCGTTTGGGGAACCAAGGGCTATCAAGGTCTTTTAGGCATCCAGAAAGAGTTCGATGTGAAGGTTTATTATAAAGAAGGCATGAAGAACGATGCATCGGTCCGTCAAGCCATAGATGACTTTGAAAAGGAAGACGTCAATCTTGTTTTCGGACATGGGAGTGAGTATTCTTCCATATTCAATGAGGTGGCATCAGAGCATAAAGACATGCATCTGGTGAGCTTCAACGGGGACGCCACGCAGAAAAATACTACCAGCCTGACTTTCAAAGGCTACGCTATGGGCTTCTTTGGAGGGATGACGGCGGCTTCCCAGACCAAGACGGATCGACTCGGCATCATTGCCGCCTTTTCCTGGCAGCCGGAAGTACAGGGGTTCATTGATGGAGCCAGATACCAAAACAGTGAAGCAGAGGTTCTGGTCGATTATACAGGTCACTGGGATCATGCCGAGGTTGCCCTCGAAAGGCTCGACGGACTCCTCGACCAGGATGTGGACGTTGTATATCCTGCTGGGGACGGGTATAATGTGGCTGTAATTGAAAAGCTCAAGGAATCAGGCCGGTATGCGATCGGGTATGTGAGCGACCAATCAGACCTTGGGGAATCAACGGTGCTGACGAGTACGGTCCAGCATGCCGACAAATTGTATGAATTGATTGCCGGGAAATATACAGCCGGTGAGCTTGAGTCGGGTAATCTTGAATTCGACTTCCAGGACGGGGTCATCTCCATGGGAGAATTCAGCCCTGTAATCCCTGATGGATTCAAGAGCGAAATGAACCAGCATATCAAAGCATATGTCGATACCGGGAAACTACCGAACGGAAAGGAGCCGCCACTATGA
- a CDS encoding ComZ family protein, producing the protein MNEDKTMEFLQIAMKYLPEAQEQLEKSGIQLSPDMIQPFLSMFTNVMNEAYELGKQDASK; encoded by the coding sequence ATGAACGAAGACAAAACGATGGAATTTTTGCAGATCGCGATGAAGTATCTTCCGGAAGCACAGGAACAGCTCGAAAAATCAGGAATCCAGCTCAGTCCGGATATGATTCAACCGTTCCTGTCCATGTTCACCAACGTCATGAACGAAGCGTATGAACTAGGGAAGCAGGACGCGTCGAAGTAA